Proteins encoded within one genomic window of Actinomycetota bacterium:
- a CDS encoding class I SAM-dependent methyltransferase yields the protein MITTSWDERYAVSDMLCSGQPNIWVKEYCEELPAGQLLDLAGGEGRNALWLAQQGWEATVVDCSQGALDRASHCAGELRISTSVRVVRADIRKYLPSHRAFDLVLIAYLHLAPAERNAVLALAVSAVAPGGRLMVIGHDKRNLAEGIGGPQDANLLFTPEEIVVQLEGLGLQIAHSQTRERLVETDQGARSAFDAVIIAARV from the coding sequence GTGATCACCACCTCTTGGGATGAGCGCTATGCCGTCAGCGACATGCTGTGTTCCGGGCAGCCGAATATTTGGGTCAAGGAGTACTGCGAAGAACTTCCGGCTGGGCAACTCCTTGATCTGGCAGGAGGCGAAGGACGAAATGCGCTATGGCTTGCCCAGCAAGGCTGGGAAGCGACTGTCGTTGACTGCTCTCAGGGTGCACTTGATCGGGCCAGTCATTGCGCTGGTGAGTTGCGCATTTCAACCAGCGTTCGCGTGGTTCGCGCAGACATTCGCAAGTACCTACCGTCACATCGCGCTTTCGACTTAGTACTCATCGCCTACCTGCACCTTGCGCCGGCGGAGCGCAACGCTGTTCTCGCTCTTGCAGTAAGTGCTGTTGCACCCGGCGGACGCCTGATGGTGATTGGTCACGATAAGCGAAACCTCGCTGAGGGCATCGGCGGTCCCCAGGACGCGAACCTGCTTTTCACTCCGGAAGAGATCGTTGTGCAGCTAGAAGGCCTTGGCTTGCAAATCGCGCATTCTCAGACTCGGGAACGACTCGTAGAAACCGATCAAGGGGCCAGAAGTGCCTTTGACGCAGTGATCATTGCAGCTCGGGTCTAG
- a CDS encoding flavodoxin domain-containing protein has translation MRSVVIYESMYGNNHRVAELIGSALEECGSVIVVHVSKATDELVGSADLVVVGGPTHVRSLSTRASRASALEAAQKSSINCPDAPLSMDPHWQAAGIRDWFRTSPPSHGQFAAAFDTRLLARSLLTGRASRVISRRLARHGYELIAEPESFLVDSQTRLLGSEAERATHWARGLATSILHA, from the coding sequence ATGCGGTCAGTCGTGATCTACGAATCCATGTATGGGAACAACCATCGAGTGGCTGAGCTCATCGGGTCTGCTTTGGAGGAGTGTGGATCAGTAATTGTCGTCCACGTCTCCAAGGCTACCGACGAGTTGGTTGGTTCAGCGGACCTTGTTGTCGTCGGCGGACCCACCCATGTGCGTTCGCTGAGCACGCGTGCCTCGCGCGCCAGCGCGTTGGAGGCTGCTCAGAAGAGCAGCATCAATTGCCCGGACGCCCCGTTGAGCATGGATCCCCATTGGCAAGCCGCTGGCATTCGCGATTGGTTTCGCACAAGCCCTCCATCGCACGGACAGTTCGCCGCTGCCTTCGATACCCGCCTGCTGGCTCGCTCGCTGCTTACTGGTCGTGCATCTCGCGTGATTTCCCGTCGCCTTGCCAGACATGGGTACGAACTCATTGCCGAGCCGGAGAGCTTCTTGGTAGACAGTCAGACGAGATTGCTCGGCAGCGAAGCTGAGCGCGCCACGCACTGGGCAAGGGGATTGGCCACGTCCATCCTGCACGCTTAG
- a CDS encoding LLM class F420-dependent oxidoreductase, with product MTVFRRGLHLGSYGTVDDGTAVFERAAKCAVLAEAAGFDAISVPDHVHQNGTGGGPASPMFEAYTLLGALAMRTSTVKLYALVSPVTLRNPALLAKAVTTLDVISGGRAILGLGAAWDVDEHAAYGIEFPGTGERFDRLDEALNICKSLMRDGHATFAGEHYSVADAYNTPRPIRASIPILVGGGGEKRTLDLVARYADACNVFGDAETVRHKFAVLKEHCERVGRDYSEISRTAFAAPPRDAAKFESQLAELADAGAQGVVVQGMLEADAIGQLGAALMRVFP from the coding sequence ATGACCGTGTTCAGGCGTGGCTTGCATCTGGGTTCGTATGGCACGGTTGATGACGGCACTGCTGTGTTCGAACGCGCCGCCAAGTGTGCGGTTCTGGCCGAAGCAGCTGGCTTCGATGCCATCTCGGTGCCCGATCACGTTCATCAGAACGGCACGGGCGGCGGACCAGCTTCGCCAATGTTCGAGGCTTACACGTTGCTCGGGGCCCTGGCCATGCGCACGAGCACTGTGAAGCTGTACGCGCTCGTCAGTCCGGTCACCTTGCGCAACCCGGCCTTGCTCGCGAAGGCCGTGACGACTTTGGACGTGATCTCTGGCGGCCGGGCGATCCTTGGGCTTGGCGCCGCATGGGACGTTGATGAGCATGCCGCCTATGGCATCGAATTTCCAGGAACGGGTGAGCGCTTCGATCGGCTCGACGAGGCGCTCAACATCTGCAAGTCCCTGATGCGGGATGGGCACGCCACTTTTGCAGGCGAGCATTACTCAGTTGCCGACGCATACAACACGCCACGGCCGATTCGCGCTTCCATTCCGATCCTGGTCGGTGGCGGAGGCGAGAAGCGGACCCTGGATCTGGTGGCTCGGTATGCCGATGCATGCAATGTGTTCGGCGATGCTGAGACGGTGCGTCATAAGTTCGCCGTGTTGAAAGAGCACTGCGAGCGAGTGGGCCGCGACTACTCAGAGATCTCGCGCACAGCGTTCGCGGCTCCACCTAGAGACGCTGCCAAGTTCGAATCGCAACTCGCAGAGCTTGCCGACGCCGGGGCGCAGGGAGTGGTCGTGCAAGGCATGCTGGAAGCCGATGCGATAGGGCAACTCGGAGCGGCGTTGATGCGAGTCTTTCCCTAA
- a CDS encoding alpha/beta hydrolase, whose product MAVSPTLDDLGSVPQWFSQAIAHAPEHVDMSILGANVHVRVWGDRSLPGLVLVHGGSAHSGWWDHIGPQLARSHRVVAIDLSGHGDSAWRESYSMGAWGEEVLAAATALIDGPPILIGHSMGGGVSFAAAGEHPDSVAGLIVIDTALDPRRLERDGMLPALRPPRVHATFEDAVARFRTIPEQAVVLPYVGRHVAEQSLKPVEGGWTWKYDPNFFGQTPGRSMSEMLSSLKCPTVCLRAEFGLVTQQMAEELQELVSTTIPFVELPQSGHHPMLDQPLALVAAISSALELWIRPKR is encoded by the coding sequence ATGGCAGTTTCGCCCACCCTCGACGATCTCGGCTCAGTGCCGCAATGGTTCAGCCAGGCCATCGCACATGCGCCGGAACACGTGGACATGTCGATTCTCGGCGCGAACGTTCATGTCCGCGTGTGGGGGGATCGCTCCCTTCCGGGACTCGTGCTGGTGCACGGCGGTTCTGCACACTCAGGCTGGTGGGACCACATAGGCCCACAACTAGCGCGTTCGCACCGGGTGGTGGCAATCGACCTCTCTGGCCATGGTGACAGCGCATGGCGCGAGAGCTACAGCATGGGCGCTTGGGGCGAAGAGGTGCTGGCTGCTGCTACCGCGCTCATTGATGGCCCACCAATCCTGATCGGTCACAGCATGGGCGGAGGTGTCTCCTTCGCGGCAGCCGGTGAGCATCCAGACTCTGTCGCGGGCCTCATCGTCATCGATACCGCGCTGGATCCGCGGCGCCTGGAGAGGGACGGGATGCTTCCAGCTCTACGCCCTCCGCGTGTTCATGCCACCTTCGAAGACGCAGTCGCCCGGTTCCGCACGATCCCGGAGCAGGCAGTCGTACTGCCGTACGTAGGCCGTCATGTGGCAGAGCAATCACTGAAGCCGGTGGAAGGCGGATGGACCTGGAAGTACGACCCGAACTTCTTCGGCCAGACGCCGGGCCGCTCGATGAGCGAGATGCTGTCGAGTCTGAAATGCCCAACGGTGTGCTTGCGAGCCGAGTTCGGATTAGTGACGCAGCAGATGGCAGAAGAACTACAGGAACTTGTGAGCACCACGATCCCCTTTGTCGAACTGCCGCAGTCTGGTCACCACCCGATGCTTGACCAGCCGCTCGCACTGGTCGCGGCGATTTCCTCAGCCTTGGAACTTTGGATTCGTCCGAAAAGGTGA
- a CDS encoding septum formation family protein yields MRLYFANRLASSIAVLALAVAVIPAGAALAAASPGWNVGSCFTTAEVQNDLVDLNSAVSCAKPHTVQVIGGAALSPVFAEYSLTQLRDQKDTGLRAALAEFGQKICSGTVTAAGIWPKQGAALAKVLTGFAATAAGGVLPGLKEHQNFGWVFPDTAAFNAGDRSMICVIYSPDQKKGAGVAAAKGLQGNAQLLGTTSTLPTMRSCSKLDGSGKNNIDISCSKPHVDELIAHFVGKLPADVSAMTDAQWVPYDAQCQAIMDVLVGAKRTDLRVRADPDGKAKANTLIYVPCFASRSKSADGKHPNLPGGTLVGLGNKPLKAA; encoded by the coding sequence ATGCGCCTATATTTCGCGAACCGCTTGGCCTCATCGATTGCCGTGCTGGCGCTCGCGGTTGCGGTGATTCCTGCGGGTGCCGCGCTCGCGGCTGCGTCTCCTGGCTGGAATGTCGGCAGTTGCTTTACAACGGCTGAGGTCCAAAACGATCTGGTCGACCTCAATTCCGCCGTGTCATGCGCGAAGCCGCATACCGTGCAAGTAATTGGCGGAGCTGCACTCTCTCCGGTCTTTGCGGAGTACTCACTGACCCAGTTGCGCGACCAGAAGGACACCGGACTGCGGGCAGCACTCGCCGAATTCGGACAGAAGATCTGCTCCGGCACGGTGACCGCGGCCGGAATTTGGCCCAAGCAGGGGGCAGCACTAGCGAAGGTTCTCACCGGATTCGCCGCGACGGCTGCCGGTGGAGTGCTTCCAGGACTCAAGGAGCACCAGAACTTTGGTTGGGTGTTTCCGGACACTGCCGCATTCAATGCCGGTGATCGATCGATGATCTGCGTGATCTACTCGCCCGACCAGAAGAAGGGTGCGGGCGTTGCCGCCGCGAAGGGCTTGCAGGGCAATGCCCAACTCCTTGGTACCACCAGCACACTTCCAACAATGCGTTCCTGCTCGAAGTTGGATGGATCAGGTAAGAACAACATCGACATTTCATGCTCGAAGCCACACGTCGATGAGCTAATCGCGCATTTCGTCGGCAAACTTCCTGCCGATGTTTCCGCGATGACTGATGCTCAATGGGTGCCGTATGACGCGCAATGCCAAGCGATAATGGACGTGCTCGTCGGCGCGAAGAGAACCGATTTGCGAGTGAGGGCGGACCCGGATGGAAAGGCGAAGGCGAACACGCTCATCTATGTCCCATGTTTTGCCAGCCGCTCGAAATCAGCCGACGGGAAACATCCGAATCTGCCAGGCGGGACCCTGGTCGGACTTGGCAACAAGCCGCTGAAGGCCGCTTAG
- a CDS encoding amidohydrolase family protein → MSTSEMSPTQVEEIMGGLTIIDGDSHFAEPADLWTSRAPAKFKDRVPQLGVVDGTTCWMLEGNYWTGLGGHTIAKGGTKTLGVLSLPFEDIDDSAWSVPGRLELMDKQGVYAAVLYPNSIGFASNAVMGIKDIEFRNIVSSIYNDGMVDVQHESGGRMLPQCILPIWDMDLTVKEMTRLHEQGITGFTVTDKPQMVSLPDLDAPYFAPMWSLANDLGSVMNFHIGSGLPPNTGEESRKNSVVSGTSSDIFWQSFGPQRRLAVLATQFYISNVRVITNLIMSDLFDRYPNVKVVSAESGIGWVPFVLEACEYQLDEMVTTKEERSLQKLRPTEYFRNNIYVMSWFEKSAMKVLDDVGVDNVMLMTDIPHPTCLFPNSREYFAEVTKNLTPEVRAKIVQDNAARVYGIDIPK, encoded by the coding sequence ATGAGCACTTCAGAAATGAGTCCCACACAAGTCGAAGAGATCATGGGTGGACTCACCATTATTGATGGCGACAGCCACTTTGCAGAACCTGCGGATCTTTGGACTTCGAGGGCTCCCGCCAAGTTCAAGGACCGCGTGCCACAGTTGGGTGTGGTGGACGGCACGACTTGCTGGATGCTCGAAGGCAACTATTGGACAGGTCTCGGCGGCCACACAATTGCCAAAGGTGGGACGAAAACTCTGGGCGTGCTGTCCTTGCCGTTCGAGGATATTGACGATTCGGCTTGGTCGGTTCCGGGCCGGCTGGAACTCATGGACAAGCAGGGTGTCTATGCGGCGGTGCTCTATCCGAACTCCATTGGGTTCGCTTCGAACGCGGTCATGGGCATCAAGGACATTGAGTTCCGCAACATCGTCAGCAGCATCTACAACGACGGAATGGTCGACGTCCAGCACGAGTCAGGCGGCCGCATGCTTCCGCAGTGCATTCTCCCGATTTGGGATATGGATCTGACGGTCAAGGAGATGACACGTCTGCATGAGCAGGGTATTACAGGGTTCACGGTCACCGACAAGCCACAAATGGTCTCACTTCCTGACCTTGATGCGCCGTACTTCGCACCAATGTGGTCACTGGCCAATGACCTCGGCTCAGTGATGAACTTCCATATTGGTAGTGGCCTGCCACCGAACACCGGTGAAGAATCACGCAAGAATTCCGTCGTCTCCGGTACGAGTTCAGACATCTTCTGGCAGTCATTTGGCCCCCAGCGTCGGCTCGCGGTCTTGGCAACCCAGTTCTACATATCCAATGTCCGGGTGATCACCAACTTGATCATGAGTGACTTGTTTGATCGCTACCCCAACGTGAAGGTCGTGTCAGCAGAGAGCGGCATCGGGTGGGTTCCGTTCGTTCTTGAAGCATGTGAATACCAACTCGACGAGATGGTGACAACGAAAGAAGAGCGATCGTTGCAGAAGCTCCGTCCTACTGAGTACTTCCGCAACAACATCTACGTGATGAGTTGGTTTGAGAAGTCCGCGATGAAAGTACTCGACGACGTGGGCGTGGACAACGTCATGCTGATGACCGACATCCCGCACCCCACCTGCCTCTTCCCGAACTCGCGTGAGTACTTCGCCGAAGTGACGAAGAACCTCACTCCCGAGGTCCGTGCCAAGATCGTGCAAGACAACGCGGCACGCGTCTACGGAATCGACATCCCAAAGTAA